A genomic segment from Gemmatimonas sp. UBA7669 encodes:
- a CDS encoding DUF2461 domain-containing protein: MDAKPSFSPKALTFLRGLARHNRKEWFEDHRGDYERELKAPLAALIEEMDVRLAEFAPEIVGSPKKSAFRIHRDVRFSKDKAPYKTHVACWFFHRDVGTRIVSEAVHGGAGFYIQVKPGESFCGGGIWMPPRPALQKIRECLVDDLDGFEAIVKDKAFRRRFGALDEEGRLTRVPRGYAPDHPAAEWLRYPSFTVGTDLTDAEVTSSRLPATLARHYAALTPFVRWLNSALGLPPASSRL; this comes from the coding sequence ATGGATGCCAAGCCCAGTTTCTCGCCCAAGGCGCTCACTTTTCTGCGCGGCCTCGCGCGTCACAATCGCAAGGAGTGGTTCGAGGACCACCGTGGCGACTACGAGCGCGAGCTCAAGGCGCCGCTCGCTGCCCTGATTGAAGAGATGGATGTGCGGCTGGCCGAGTTTGCGCCGGAGATCGTGGGCTCGCCGAAGAAGTCGGCGTTTCGCATTCATCGCGATGTGCGCTTCAGCAAGGACAAGGCGCCCTACAAGACGCACGTGGCCTGCTGGTTCTTTCACCGCGACGTCGGCACGCGCATCGTGAGTGAAGCCGTGCATGGTGGGGCCGGCTTCTACATCCAGGTCAAGCCCGGCGAGAGCTTCTGCGGCGGAGGCATCTGGATGCCCCCGCGGCCGGCCTTGCAGAAGATCCGCGAATGTCTGGTGGACGATCTGGACGGGTTTGAGGCCATCGTGAAGGACAAGGCGTTCCGTCGGCGCTTTGGTGCGTTGGACGAGGAGGGCCGGCTGACGCGGGTACCGCGGGGCTACGCGCCCGACCATCCGGCGGCGGAGTGGCTGCGCTACCCATCGTTTACCGTCGGGACGGACCTGACCGACGCGGAGGTGACCAGCAGCCGCCTGCCAGCCACGCTGGCCCGTCACTATGCGGCCCTGACGCCGTTTGTGCGCTGGCTCAACTCGGCGCTGGGACTGCCTCCGGCCTCCTCGCGGCTCTAG